The Pseudomonadota bacterium DNA segment GTAGGTTTTCGGCTGCACGCGACCAACCATTTCCTTTAGCCTCGGTACCATGGAGAAAGAATGTCGGATCAGGAACATACGCTGGCGGTTTTCATAGACTTTGAAAATCTGGCCCTGGGTTTTAAAAACCGCAAAAAAAACGAGAAGTTTGAAATCTCTACCATTCTTGCCAGGCTAGTGGAAAAGGGCAAGGTCATCGCCAAAAAAGCCTATGCCGACTGGTCCAGCTACGCGAAATACAAGGAAGAGCTTCACAGCGCCGCCATTGAATTGGTTGAAATCCCCAGAAGACGCATGACCGGCAAGAACTCAGCCGACATCCGTCTTTGTGTCGATGCCATGGACATGTCCTATTCCAAAGATCACATCGATACCTTTGTCATCGTCTCCGGCGACAGCGATTTTTCCCCACTGGTTGCCAAGCTCAAAGAAAACGGCAAGCAGGTCATCGGCATCGGCATGCGCGAAAGCACCTCCAGCCTGTTAAGCGACAACTGTGACGAATTTATCTTTTATGAAGACCTGGAACAGGCCTCGCAGATGACCCCGCCCCGAATCGCCGGTGACATTCCGGAGGAAAAACGCGACGCCTTTGAGCTTCTTTTTGAATCGATCACCGCCCTGATGAGGGAAAACAAGGAAATTCTCTGGTCCTCAATGATCAAGCAGACCATGCAGCGTAAACGACCATCCTTTAACGAGTCAACCCTGGGTTACCGTTCTTTCAGCGAGATGCTGCTCGACTGCGCTAAACGTAATTATCTTCAGGTCAGCAAGGACAGCAAAAGCGGAACCTTGATTGTTGACGGTTTCGGGAAATAGGCGCGACCATGCTGCTGATGATAGACAACTATGATTCTTTCACCTACAATATCGTTCAATATTTCGGCATGCTGGGGCAACGGGTCGAAGTCCGGCGCAATGACGAGATCAACCTGGAAGGAATCGCGGCCCTCGGGCCCCGGCAGCTGGTGATCTCTCCGGGACCCTGCACCCCGACCGAAGCCGGTATTTCGGTTGCCGCGATCAAAGAGTTTGCCGGCAGAATCCCGATTCTCGGGGTCTGTCTCGGGCACCAGAGCATCGGGGCGGCTTTCGGCGGCAAGATCGTCCGGGCCGGGCGGATCATGCATGGCAAGACTTCACAGGTCGAACACGACGGCCGGGGAATTTTCCAGGACATCGCCAATCCCTTTACGGCAACCCGCTACCATTCTCTGGTAATCGCCCCAGAGACCCTGCCGACCTGCCTTGAAGTTAC contains these protein-coding regions:
- a CDS encoding NYN domain-containing protein, which codes for MSDQEHTLAVFIDFENLALGFKNRKKNEKFEISTILARLVEKGKVIAKKAYADWSSYAKYKEELHSAAIELVEIPRRRMTGKNSADIRLCVDAMDMSYSKDHIDTFVIVSGDSDFSPLVAKLKENGKQVIGIGMRESTSSLLSDNCDEFIFYEDLEQASQMTPPRIAGDIPEEKRDAFELLFESITALMRENKEILWSSMIKQTMQRKRPSFNESTLGYRSFSEMLLDCAKRNYLQVSKDSKSGTLIVDGFGK
- a CDS encoding aminodeoxychorismate/anthranilate synthase component II — its product is MLLMIDNYDSFTYNIVQYFGMLGQRVEVRRNDEINLEGIAALGPRQLVISPGPCTPTEAGISVAAIKEFAGRIPILGVCLGHQSIGAAFGGKIVRAGRIMHGKTSQVEHDGRGIFQDIANPFTATRYHSLVIAPETLPTCLEVTARALDDQEIMAVRHRQLPIWGIQFHPESILTQVGMDILKNFLALSEAAGKKQTNA